The following are from one region of the Rhodothermus sp. genome:
- a CDS encoding flagellin produces MSLGDMTRINTNLQALQAYTYLQRTNTELGLRQLRLATGSRINRAEDDSAGYSIASKLKAKIRAQEQALANIGDAK; encoded by the coding sequence ACGGATCAACACGAACCTGCAGGCGCTGCAAGCCTACACCTACCTGCAGCGCACCAACACCGAACTCGGCCTGCGCCAGCTCCGCCTGGCCACCGGCAGCCGCATCAACCGCGCCGAAGACGACTCGGCCGGCTACTCCATCGCCTCCAAACTCAAAGCCAAAATCCGTGCCCAAGAACAGGCCCTCGCCAACATCGGCGACGCTAAAT